A genomic region of Paenibacillus sp. PL2-23 contains the following coding sequences:
- a CDS encoding sugar ABC transporter permease, translating to MLRSEKWYGYLFISPMVLGFAAFLLGPILTAFFMSFTNWSLFKETSYIGFDNYKTAFTNDPVFWETVGNTLYFSAGLVPLNLLLALGLALLLKNKLPGIGFFRTAIFTPVVTSLVVWAIVFKYIFATDAGMVNQLLEMIGVQGPAWLYNMDLAMPVVIVVSVLKNVGLNMVIFLAALHDVPKMYYEAAELDGATRWNVLTKVTLPLISPSVFLALMLTLIGSLKVFGQIYVMTGGGPGTSTYVLVYYIYQQAFKLYEFGYASAIAFILFFIVLALTLVQWSVRKRWVHHEQ from the coding sequence ATGCTGAGAAGTGAAAAGTGGTACGGCTATCTATTCATCAGCCCGATGGTCCTCGGCTTTGCGGCATTCCTGCTTGGCCCGATCCTGACGGCGTTTTTTATGAGCTTCACGAATTGGTCACTGTTCAAGGAAACGTCTTACATCGGCTTTGACAACTACAAGACCGCCTTCACGAATGATCCCGTCTTCTGGGAAACCGTCGGCAATACGCTGTATTTCTCGGCGGGGCTCGTGCCGCTGAATCTGCTGCTGGCGCTGGGGCTGGCCCTGCTGCTCAAGAACAAGCTGCCGGGCATCGGCTTCTTCCGGACCGCGATCTTCACGCCGGTCGTGACATCGCTGGTCGTCTGGGCGATCGTGTTCAAATATATTTTTGCGACAGACGCGGGTATGGTGAACCAGCTGCTGGAGATGATTGGCGTTCAAGGTCCGGCATGGCTGTACAACATGGATTTGGCGATGCCTGTCGTTATCGTCGTGAGCGTGCTGAAGAACGTGGGGCTTAATATGGTCATCTTCCTTGCGGCGCTGCATGATGTGCCGAAGATGTATTACGAGGCGGCCGAGCTTGACGGCGCGACGCGCTGGAATGTGCTGACGAAGGTTACACTTCCGCTTATTTCACCATCGGTGTTCCTGGCCTTGATGCTGACGCTGATTGGCTCGCTCAAGGTGTTCGGCCAAATCTACGTTATGACGGGCGGAGGTCCGGGCACAAGCACCTACGTGCTGGTCTACTACATCTATCAGCAGGCGTTCAAGCTGTATGAATTCGGCTACGCGTCGGCGATCGCATTCATTCTGTTCTTCATTGTGCTTGCGCTGACGCTGGTGCAGTGGAGCGTAAGAAAGAGGTGGGTCCATCATGAGCAATAA
- a CDS encoding DMT family transporter, translated as MKGWIYAVLGGGFIALQGAANARISEDIGTWQAATITQFTGFVTALLIALALRDGSFRDLKRVKPLYWFGGAFAAAVIYSNVTAIQSIGLTLTVAAVLIAQLAMSFLIETRGWFGIPKQSMGLPQFLGIAMMIIGVLVLKS; from the coding sequence ATGAAGGGTTGGATATACGCCGTGCTGGGCGGAGGGTTCATCGCGCTCCAAGGGGCCGCAAATGCCCGGATCAGTGAGGATATCGGAACGTGGCAGGCGGCAACGATTACCCAGTTCACGGGCTTTGTGACAGCGCTGCTGATTGCTCTTGCGCTCAGGGACGGAAGCTTCCGGGATTTGAAGCGGGTCAAGCCGCTGTATTGGTTCGGCGGCGCTTTTGCGGCGGCCGTTATCTATAGCAATGTGACCGCCATTCAAAGCATAGGACTGACCTTGACCGTCGCGGCTGTGTTGATTGCCCAGCTGGCCATGTCATTCCTGATCGAGACCCGAGGCTGGTTCGGCATTCCGAAGCAGTCCATGGGATTGCCGCAATTTCTGGGAATCGCGATGATGATCATCGGCGTCCTTGTGCTCAAGTCTTAA
- a CDS encoding sensor histidine kinase: MKLKFKVTAAFAILIIAPFLIVGWISSSKATDAMMDELGRTTVQLVKQNHLTIEKTMSEVNDRTTTFLDSYFFDYSNGVFWQRIETLGDIKTADDILERWSSDGTEFSLYMFNVEQMQPPIDLSGKRRGFNYLNSDGYGLPYWTLHAIRAAGGGTFRLVQSEDGTSDVRFMRSILDPQKYDSIKGFLVVSNLKVLLNRDLVSVQLPDNAGLFMFNELNELLMKTGPAELTMDRVPQQAEKRMEGYYFAQQNGQKWLFAYSWRSAFDTHLVYQIPLDSITGNQTSFRLLMTIVSIAYFIFVLGFLLYLLRILVKPLTQLVALTKVYEPGKPLALREEPLRSDELGILHGAILKMTRRLNQSVEENYVMQLKQKENELAALHSQITPHLLYNTLDSIYWYALDSGNTGVGDMVKDLSKLLRIGLSKGRTMITIEEELEHAQAYGRLQMQRYPDTFEMSWDIDEALKSSLTPKVILQPLIENAIFHAVSGMEGEGEVVVRVRQEDGEIRMSVLDNGFLPVSYDRLNAIVQGEITDAGYGIRNVHQRIQLHFGEAYGLSYAPREGAGGRGGGTVATIRIPLGSGE; encoded by the coding sequence GTGAAGCTTAAATTCAAGGTGACGGCTGCCTTCGCCATCTTAATCATTGCGCCTTTCCTGATCGTGGGCTGGATTTCGTCGAGCAAGGCGACCGACGCTATGATGGATGAGCTGGGCCGTACGACGGTTCAGCTCGTCAAGCAGAACCATCTGACGATCGAGAAGACGATGTCAGAGGTGAATGACCGAACAACAACGTTTCTGGATAGTTATTTCTTTGATTATTCCAATGGAGTGTTCTGGCAGCGGATCGAGACGCTTGGCGACATCAAGACTGCCGATGATATTCTGGAGCGCTGGTCGTCGGACGGCACGGAATTTTCGCTGTATATGTTCAACGTAGAGCAGATGCAGCCGCCCATTGATTTGTCGGGCAAGCGGAGAGGCTTCAATTATTTGAATTCGGACGGGTATGGCCTTCCATACTGGACGCTGCACGCGATCAGGGCAGCCGGAGGCGGCACGTTCCGCTTGGTCCAGTCGGAGGACGGCACCAGCGATGTCCGGTTTATGCGAAGTATTCTGGACCCTCAGAAATATGATTCGATCAAAGGCTTCCTAGTGGTCTCGAACTTGAAGGTGCTGCTGAACCGTGATTTGGTCTCTGTTCAGCTGCCTGACAATGCGGGACTATTCATGTTTAACGAGCTGAACGAATTGTTGATGAAGACGGGACCGGCGGAGCTGACGATGGACAGGGTGCCGCAGCAGGCCGAGAAGCGAATGGAGGGCTACTATTTTGCCCAGCAGAACGGCCAGAAATGGCTGTTTGCGTATTCCTGGAGATCCGCATTCGATACGCACCTCGTCTACCAGATCCCGCTGGACTCCATTACGGGCAACCAGACGTCGTTCCGGCTGCTGATGACGATCGTGTCCATCGCTTATTTCATATTTGTCTTGGGCTTTCTGCTGTATTTGCTTCGCATTCTGGTGAAGCCGCTGACGCAGCTGGTTGCTCTGACCAAGGTTTATGAGCCTGGCAAGCCTCTCGCGCTGCGGGAGGAGCCGCTTCGCTCGGATGAGCTGGGCATCCTGCACGGCGCGATTCTGAAGATGACACGCAGGCTGAATCAGTCGGTGGAGGAAAATTACGTGATGCAGCTGAAGCAGAAGGAGAACGAGCTGGCCGCGCTGCATTCGCAGATTACGCCTCACCTGCTGTACAACACGCTCGACTCCATCTATTGGTACGCGCTCGACAGCGGCAATACGGGGGTTGGGGATATGGTGAAGGATCTGTCCAAGCTGCTGCGCATAGGGCTCAGCAAAGGCCGCACGATGATCACAATCGAGGAGGAGCTGGAGCACGCGCAGGCGTATGGCCGGCTGCAGATGCAGCGTTACCCGGACACCTTCGAGATGAGCTGGGATATAGACGAAGCCTTGAAGAGCAGTCTGACGCCGAAGGTCATTCTGCAGCCGCTTATCGAGAACGCGATCTTCCATGCCGTCAGCGGGATGGAAGGGGAGGGTGAGGTCGTGGTTCGCGTGCGCCAGGAGGACGGCGAGATCCGGATGAGCGTCCTGGACAATGGCTTCCTGCCGGTCAGCTATGACCGATTGAACGCCATTGTGCAAGGCGAGATTACGGATGCCGGTTATGGCATCCGCAATGTGCATCAACGGATTCAGCTGCACTTCGGCGAAGCGTACGGTCTGAGCTATGCGCCGCGCGAGGGCGCCGGAGGCAGAGGCGGCGGCACCGTCGCCACCATTCGTATTCCGCTGGGGAGCGGGGAATAG
- a CDS encoding GDSL-type esterase/lipase family protein, with protein MMMARYELHNVAETVKTEGEGALFQRVPEAVRRELREASQSVYQAAAGCEIRLVAGADASPVRITLVSQEAPSQAYFYMGDFAVSAYTIGTEPTTIELAPPELCFLTTPIADSPRLRGAFAPQVWRLLFQGGRIQLLNVEGEGIRAPRAEELPSLRYLAYGTSITQGYSATHPALSYVSQTAWRLKADVINLGASGTAFCEPALAHYIADRTDWDILTLCLSVNMLGLGVSAAEFEEKAGYFVRTIAEAHQGKPIACISLFPSYHDLGLSRPNRHPVSTAAEYREVLRGIAEDKVLPNVHYIDGRELLSDMRGLTQDLLHPDDQGMIEIGEKLAPRLSAMLNAVK; from the coding sequence ATGATGATGGCTAGATACGAGCTTCATAATGTGGCGGAGACAGTGAAAACGGAGGGCGAGGGCGCGCTGTTCCAGCGCGTGCCGGAGGCGGTGCGCAGGGAGCTGAGAGAGGCGTCGCAGTCGGTATACCAAGCAGCAGCGGGCTGTGAGATTCGATTGGTTGCTGGGGCGGACGCCTCGCCTGTCCGGATTACGCTTGTCAGCCAGGAAGCCCCTTCGCAGGCTTACTTCTATATGGGCGACTTTGCGGTCAGCGCATACACAATAGGCACCGAGCCGACAACCATTGAGCTGGCGCCGCCCGAGCTGTGCTTCCTGACGACGCCGATCGCCGATTCGCCTCGCCTAAGAGGAGCGTTCGCTCCCCAGGTATGGCGTTTGCTGTTTCAGGGCGGGCGCATACAGCTGCTGAATGTCGAGGGCGAGGGCATTCGCGCGCCGCGCGCCGAAGAGCTGCCGTCACTGCGCTATCTCGCCTACGGTACCTCCATTACCCAAGGCTATTCCGCGACGCATCCGGCTCTGTCATACGTTAGCCAGACCGCGTGGCGGCTGAAGGCGGACGTTATTAATCTGGGAGCATCAGGCACCGCCTTCTGCGAGCCGGCGCTTGCTCACTATATTGCAGACCGAACAGATTGGGATATCTTAACGCTCTGTCTGTCAGTCAATATGCTTGGTCTAGGCGTCAGCGCTGCCGAGTTCGAAGAGAAGGCAGGGTACTTCGTCCGGACGATTGCGGAGGCGCATCAGGGCAAGCCGATCGCTTGCATCAGCTTGTTCCCGTCGTACCATGATCTCGGCCTCAGCAGGCCCAATCGCCATCCCGTGTCCACGGCTGCGGAGTATCGCGAGGTTCTTCGCGGCATCGCGGAGGACAAGGTGCTGCCGAATGTTCATTATATCGACGGAAGAGAGCTGCTGTCGGACATGCGCGGCCTGACCCAAGACCTGCTGCATCCAGACGATCAGGGAATGATCGAGATTGGAGAGAAGCTGGCTCCGAGGCTGAGCGCTATGCTGAATGCTGTGAAATAA
- a CDS encoding DMT family transporter, whose protein sequence is MWQGLLLAAFGGALVGLQNVFNKRVNERAGSWTTTTLVLGMGFAASLLMGLILEGVGLFNLQNMKLWFWFSGIIGVGVVVCITQGTRILGPTYATSIALISQIGFALWWDTQGWMGLEKVPFTVNQAVGVLIIIGGILTFKLGGRIRLRGTGKPLRVNDADAG, encoded by the coding sequence ATGTGGCAAGGATTATTGCTGGCGGCGTTCGGCGGAGCGCTGGTGGGCTTGCAGAATGTTTTTAACAAAAGGGTGAATGAGAGGGCGGGCTCCTGGACGACAACCACGCTGGTGCTGGGCATGGGCTTCGCCGCTTCTCTTCTGATGGGCCTGATTCTGGAGGGGGTAGGGTTGTTCAACCTCCAGAACATGAAGCTGTGGTTCTGGTTCAGCGGCATAATCGGCGTCGGCGTCGTAGTCTGCATCACCCAAGGGACACGGATACTGGGACCTACGTACGCAACCTCCATCGCGCTGATCTCGCAGATCGGCTTCGCATTATGGTGGGACACGCAGGGGTGGATGGGACTGGAGAAGGTTCCGTTCACGGTGAATCAGGCGGTCGGCGTGCTGATCATCATAGGCGGCATATTGACGTTCAAGCTAGGCGGCCGCATAAGGCTCAGGGGTACCGGCAAGCCATTGAGGGTGAATGATGCGGATGCGGGCTAA
- a CDS encoding Crp/Fnr family transcriptional regulator, with the protein MNPISRSEQLHCYMREHQLDAILPAALNAHLTLCDFEQGATICAQGELGSHLYILVKGKIKIFNTSAEGRTLVVSFKTPLELIGDVEFFQDIEIINTVEAVSPVVMIRIPYRALKEHGVDHPPLLRLLLDIITRKFSLKSQFMSFNLIYPVEVRLASYLLSVSFDENDRGFHGQLSTKGLTDAANLIGTSYRHLNRVLRKFAEEGLIQRSRDAIVVLNRDGLRERANHNIYEQKPERMD; encoded by the coding sequence ATGAACCCAATATCACGGAGCGAGCAGCTCCACTGCTATATGCGGGAGCATCAGCTCGATGCGATCCTTCCAGCGGCGCTGAACGCGCATTTAACCCTATGCGATTTCGAGCAGGGAGCGACGATATGCGCACAGGGAGAGCTGGGCAGCCACCTCTATATTTTGGTCAAAGGGAAGATCAAAATATTCAATACTTCAGCGGAAGGGCGCACGCTTGTCGTATCCTTCAAGACCCCTCTGGAATTGATCGGGGATGTTGAGTTTTTTCAGGATATAGAAATTATTAATACAGTCGAAGCCGTATCGCCCGTCGTTATGATTCGTATCCCTTATCGGGCGTTGAAGGAGCATGGAGTCGATCATCCGCCTCTGCTTAGATTGCTGCTTGATATTATAACGAGGAAATTCAGTCTGAAATCCCAGTTCATGAGCTTCAATCTGATTTATCCCGTAGAGGTGAGGCTGGCCAGCTACTTGCTGTCCGTGTCCTTCGATGAGAATGACAGGGGCTTTCACGGCCAGCTCAGCACCAAAGGCTTGACGGACGCCGCCAACCTGATCGGCACCAGCTACCGCCATCTGAATCGTGTACTGCGCAAGTTCGCGGAGGAGGGTCTGATTCAGCGGTCCAGGGACGCCATTGTTGTGCTGAACCGCGATGGCTTGAGGGAGCGGGCGAATCATAATATTTACGAGCAGAAGCCGGAGAGGATGGATTAA
- a CDS encoding DUF2269 family protein, which yields MNGWLLMHLLGVLLAVGNIVTAAFWKVRLDQSGHPAVVHAAARNVMLADYVFTIPGLVMIVVSGSIMAEQAGMSWTGFNWLTLSLVLFAVTGIIWGVLLIPLQRRMIRLSEESIAAGSLSAAYRAASRSWMIYGTVATLLPIAILYLMVMKGF from the coding sequence ATGAATGGATGGTTATTGATGCATTTGTTGGGCGTTCTGCTTGCGGTAGGCAACATCGTCACGGCTGCGTTCTGGAAGGTGCGCTTGGATCAGTCCGGTCACCCCGCTGTCGTTCACGCCGCAGCTCGCAATGTCATGCTGGCCGACTACGTCTTCACAATTCCGGGGCTGGTCATGATCGTCGTATCAGGCAGCATCATGGCCGAGCAGGCAGGCATGTCATGGACGGGCTTCAATTGGCTCACCCTGTCACTCGTCTTATTCGCGGTCACCGGCATCATCTGGGGCGTACTGCTCATTCCACTACAGCGGCGTATGATCCGGCTTAGCGAAGAAAGTATAGCCGCAGGATCTCTATCTGCCGCTTATCGAGCCGCATCGCGGTCTTGGATGATCTACGGCACTGTCGCCACACTCCTGCCCATCGCCATCTTGTATCTGATGGTCATGAAGGGCTTCTAA
- a CDS encoding response regulator, producing the protein MNKILVVDDEPRVSAGIRNLLLASELHISHVETALNGFEAIDYLRMDTYDLVLTDIQMSRMTGIELMETIYMEQPHLPVIVISAHEKFDFAKKSLSLGARDYLVKPVEREVLLQVVGKVLREKEEIGRQSLELSKRHLGRPESLTRHELLLELVTEGTLSKQDREDLTASLGERGEAPVFVVVSVRLNLAEGGFSRKEITLQDRKLLKYAAMNLLEESLAEWRGTVLTGYGNGLVAILQLNEPEMSVPSASAMGLKTQLQLIGQKLHTNLKQFLNLEATIGISKPHPDVFSLPKLMDEANKAAEWKTIHPSNHVFYYEDRLIHENLSIVEWAARIDQFVQELKSQMAKAASMDWTSMTEPLEELGDSEELFHRYFGMLVYRLYGLLLEYGHLAGASLQRFDPGVYFRGGSQAERLKGLSAYMRETAELLRACAEERDLSIVSKITAYIRDNYRNPALKIQDIAEEVHFSTAYSSYLFKKEMKKNIWDFVTELRIDEAKQLLATTDKKRYEIAYEVGYESPEHFSRMFKRSVGVSPAEYRKDG; encoded by the coding sequence ATGAACAAGATATTGGTCGTAGACGATGAGCCGAGGGTCAGCGCGGGCATTCGCAACCTGCTGCTTGCTTCTGAGCTGCATATATCCCATGTTGAGACCGCATTGAACGGATTTGAAGCGATCGATTATTTGCGCATGGACACCTATGATTTGGTGCTTACGGATATTCAGATGAGCCGAATGACCGGCATTGAGCTTATGGAAACCATCTATATGGAGCAGCCGCATCTGCCCGTTATCGTGATCTCTGCACATGAGAAATTCGATTTTGCCAAGAAGTCGCTTAGCTTGGGGGCCAGGGATTATCTGGTCAAGCCGGTGGAGCGCGAAGTGTTGCTGCAGGTGGTCGGCAAGGTGCTTCGCGAGAAGGAAGAGATTGGGCGCCAGTCTCTGGAGCTCTCGAAGCGCCATCTGGGCCGGCCGGAGTCGCTGACCCGGCATGAGCTGCTGCTGGAGCTGGTGACGGAGGGAACGCTGTCGAAGCAGGACCGGGAGGATCTGACCGCCTCTCTGGGCGAGCGGGGAGAAGCGCCGGTGTTCGTGGTGGTGTCGGTTCGTCTCAATCTGGCGGAGGGCGGCTTCAGTCGGAAGGAAATTACGCTGCAGGACCGCAAGCTGTTGAAATATGCGGCCATGAATCTGCTGGAAGAAAGCTTGGCCGAGTGGAGGGGCACTGTGTTGACCGGCTACGGCAACGGGCTGGTCGCCATTCTGCAGCTGAACGAGCCGGAGATGTCTGTACCGAGCGCTTCGGCAATGGGACTGAAGACGCAGCTGCAGCTGATCGGCCAGAAGCTGCATACGAATCTGAAGCAATTCTTGAATCTGGAGGCGACAATCGGCATTAGCAAGCCGCATCCGGACGTCTTCTCGCTGCCGAAGCTGATGGATGAGGCGAACAAGGCGGCGGAATGGAAGACGATTCATCCCAGCAACCATGTGTTCTATTACGAGGATCGGCTCATCCACGAGAATCTCAGCATCGTCGAATGGGCGGCGCGAATCGACCAGTTCGTGCAGGAGCTGAAGAGCCAAATGGCCAAGGCTGCTTCCATGGATTGGACATCCATGACGGAGCCGCTGGAGGAGCTGGGCGATTCGGAGGAGCTGTTTCATCGTTATTTTGGCATGCTGGTCTACCGATTGTATGGCTTGCTGCTGGAATACGGCCATCTTGCGGGGGCAAGCCTGCAGCGTTTCGATCCCGGCGTTTATTTCCGGGGAGGTTCACAGGCTGAAAGGTTGAAGGGACTGAGCGCGTATATGAGGGAAACAGCTGAGCTGCTGCGGGCCTGCGCCGAAGAAAGGGATTTGTCGATCGTTTCCAAAATTACGGCCTACATTCGCGATAACTACCGCAATCCCGCGTTGAAGATTCAGGATATTGCAGAGGAAGTGCATTTCAGCACAGCCTATTCCAGTTACTTGTTCAAGAAGGAAATGAAAAAAAATATATGGGATTTCGTCACGGAGCTGCGTATCGACGAGGCGAAGCAGCTGCTGGCCACAACGGATAAGAAGCGGTACGAAATCGCGTATGAGGTTGGGTACGAATCGCCTGAGCATTTCAGCCGGATGTTCAAGCGAAGCGTTGGGGTCAGCCCGGCGGAATACCGGAAGGATGGCTGA
- a CDS encoding carbohydrate ABC transporter permease yields MSNKSFSRRRAGSLAANTTTYVLLSIVTAIVLVPFFWMVTTSLKHQSKIFLFPPQWIPRPFVWENYVEVFTRQPFHLYFFNSTYIAVLVTVGTCLFAALAGYAFAKLQFPFKNTIFLVLLSSMMIPTEVTAIPLFEWMTALQLVNTHFPLIVPPMLGAYGMFGVFLLRQFFITVPSDLDEAAKIDGCTPWTTFIRIMLPLCVPALATLCIFVFLHSWNEFFEPLIYLNSSELYTLPLALSLFTDQSGTEWHLLMAASVIATLPLLVVFFFAQKKFIEGIAMSGMK; encoded by the coding sequence ATGAGCAATAAGAGCTTCTCTCGTCGAAGAGCGGGCAGCCTGGCCGCCAACACGACAACCTATGTGCTGCTCAGCATCGTTACTGCGATTGTTCTGGTGCCATTCTTCTGGATGGTGACGACGTCGCTCAAGCATCAGTCCAAAATATTTCTGTTCCCTCCGCAATGGATTCCCCGTCCGTTCGTATGGGAGAACTACGTAGAGGTATTTACGCGTCAGCCGTTCCATCTGTATTTCTTCAACAGTACCTATATCGCGGTGCTGGTCACGGTCGGCACCTGCCTGTTCGCCGCGCTAGCCGGCTATGCGTTTGCAAAGCTGCAGTTCCCGTTCAAGAACACCATCTTCCTCGTGCTGCTCAGCAGTATGATGATTCCGACCGAGGTAACGGCTATTCCGCTGTTCGAGTGGATGACGGCGCTTCAGCTCGTGAACACGCACTTCCCGCTTATCGTGCCTCCCATGCTGGGCGCGTACGGCATGTTCGGCGTGTTCCTGCTCCGCCAGTTCTTCATCACGGTGCCGTCCGATCTGGATGAAGCCGCGAAGATTGACGGCTGCACACCGTGGACGACGTTCATTCGCATCATGCTGCCGCTCTGCGTGCCGGCGCTGGCGACGCTCTGCATCTTCGTATTTCTGCATAGCTGGAACGAGTTTTTTGAGCCGCTGATCTACTTGAACTCCAGCGAGCTGTATACGCTGCCCCTGGCGCTGTCCCTGTTCACAGACCAGAGCGGCACGGAGTGGCATCTGCTGATGGCGGCCTCCGTTATTGCGACGCTGCCTCTGCTGGTCGTGTTCTTCTTCGCCCAGAAGAAATTTATCGAGGGCATTGCGATGTCGGGCATGAAATAA